A region from the Candidatus Electrothrix scaldis genome encodes:
- a CDS encoding glucoamylase family protein, which translates to MLRSELFSIGQLKRHAVLLAGQHTIKPRPGPDKLLRRLADNERVLLMAYDVVTAAAPGQRIVPAEAWLLDNFYLIEQQISLARRHLPRGYSRQLPRLADGLSAGFPRIYDLALELISHMDGRIDSDNTIQFIAAYQTAEPLMLGELWAFPIMLRLALLENLRRIGWLIARRREELDAAITWADRMLEAAEREPKQLIQLLAEFANADVPLTAPFVEEFYARLQAQGSAMAFVQAWVEQKLLEQGVTATQLSAAAGRTAAANQISIANSISSLRFIGAMDWSDFVESLSVVEQTLRDDPSGMHGNQDFATRDRYRHIIEVVARDSSHSELAVARQAVALARTAAEQSGTDDRTAHVGFYLINHGRSVLEQAVGCRLSWRPSWRLLWRLPASRMSQHFRLILYLAPILLLTLLSTSVLLSSFNGLVSGVWRFCFFAITGLISSTALAVPLVNRLATLLMPPRTLPRLDFFKGIPFIHRTMVIVPTLLGSQQEIDALLEALEIRYLGNRDPHLFFALLTDFHDASERTLPDDDALISHVRKGIQVLNKTYREDRPCIFYLFHRPRVWNPYERIWMGYERKRGKLEQFNSVLRGEAQTAFSDIVGDPSILRSIKYVITLDTDTQLPRDAARTLIGNIAHPLNRPVYDPDKGRVVQGYAILQPRASISLISAGRSRFTKLFAGEAGIDPYTREISDVYQDIFGEGSFVGKGIYDVDAFRQAVDGRFPENLILSHDLLESGYARSALVTDVDLIEEHPASYVMEASRRHRWIRGDWQLASWLLPHVPGPLRRNELKQAQGAEEAKAKRQSNPLSALSVWKIFDNLRRSLVSPALFALLVGGWLFGPGSAWFWTVLVATVLFLPSVLGAVIDLIRKPEEHNWPTHLLLTGKSTGRPIVLALLTLVFLPYDTLICLDAIRRSGVRMLFTRRGLLLWHLPSYARRNARRSWAEFFIEMWITPVLAMALGLALAFVVGGGGGSRSADLLFSAPVLLLWLVSPMVGWWISRPLLSPSPDVSDEQRSFLRMSARRTWRFFADFVGPEDNWLPPDNFQEYPIPAIASRTSPTNIGMSLLANLAAYDFGYIAAGEFLQLTENTLTTMEKLERYCGHFYNWYDTRTLRQLRPQYISSVDSGNLVGSLLTLQAGLVELKHQPVLSLNAFLGLQDTLQVLVEQELTEQVFSSQLAVLQEKVEVLQNTLRSHTFTGQPRTLAAATILLDEMYRIGGELVSWLPAEIDTDGELYYWAKAFDRQVQALRDDLEFFAPAAQQFSHIPTLTELSELLAESAGEHGVSTESTEELSSTGETSAEGQHAQGALERLNIIDDLVHRCRELAEMDFEFLYDTSRCLLTIGYDAGERRSDPACYDLLASEARLASFLLISQGQVPQKHWFSLGRLLTSHGGDVSLISWSGSMFEYLMPGLIMPSYENTLLAQACKAAVSRQIEYGRQRAVPWGISESCYNATDIHQVYQYRAFGVPGLGLKRGLGDDLVIAPYASALALTVMPQEACRNLQTLATNGFLGSYGFYDAVDYTPSRVPRGKNNAIVRTFMAHHQGMSLLAFDHVLLNQPMQRRFMSDPLVRATELLLQERVPKKESPLHPHAAEVSAAAHSTPAEAGEIMRVFTDPDTPTPEVHLLSNGRYHVMATNAGGGYSSWRDLAVTRWREDVTADCWGTFIYLRDRDTGRYWSTAHQPTLRKADHYEAIFVQARAEYRRCDQAVEAYTEISVSPEDDVEIRRVTLTNKSNRTRHIEMTSYAEVVLAPLNADLAHRSFSNLFVQTEILADRQAILCTRRPRTPGEQVPWMFHLLAAPGTIADEPSFETDRARFIGRGRTPANPVVMEKTGLSMLSNTDGSVLDPIVAIRRTITLSADKSATVQIISGVADTREAALALLDKYCDRHFVDRAFEMAWFQSQEVLRNLGASEVDAQVFGRLAASVIYSNALRRAAPGIIARNRLGQSGLWRFAISGDLPIVLIHISDIKRIDLVKQMLQAHAYWRMKGLTADLVIVNEDFSGYRAVLHDRIMGLINAGQEAQMFEKPGGVFVRRADELSEEDRVLFQTVARIVFTDTAETLTEQMNRRVSPRPVPDNLAPLQQPGAETVHPLLARERIFFNGLGGFTPDGHEYIITLEPGQNTPAPWVNVIASPHIGTVVSESGGAYTWVENAHEFRLTTWHNDPLCDSSGEAFYIRDEETGAFWSPTPLPACGRSGYVCRHGFGYSVFEHDEAGISSELFTYVAMDAPVKFAVIKLRNTSNRPRQLSLTGYWELVLGEWRHTNLMHIVTETDPHSGALFARNAYGRECGGRVVFVQISELERAVTGNRTGFIGRNGTLANPAALRRKRLSGRTGAGFDPCAAMQTRIELAQGQEREIVFIFGAAQDTDEAQHFIRRFSDSAGARQALEAVWEYWNHTLGAVNVDTPDPALNVLANGWLIYQTLSSRLWGRSGYYQSGGAYGFRDQLQDTMALVHAAPWLAREQLIRCAERQFLQGDVQHWWHPPNGQGVRTHFSDDYLWLPYATCRYVLASGDTGVLDESVHFLEGRELNPEEEAHFDCPQRSTEKASLYEHCVRAIKHGLRFGEHQLPLMGCGDWNDGMNLVGRDGKGESVWLGWFLYENLELFANLARSRNDEAFAEICTEQAALLRGNIEANAWDGDWYRRAWFDDGTPLGSSANDECQIDSISQSWAVISGGGDSIRTRQAMEAVDKRLVRRDARLIQLLAPPLDKSDLEPGYIKGYVPGVRENGGQYTHAAIWTAMAFAMMGDRKRAWELFAMINPVNHGSGPAEVERYKVEPYVMCADIYGASPHTGRGGWTWYTGAASWMYRLTVETLLGLQLERDHLLIAPCIPDHWESYKIHYRYRETIYHINIKSVKSVDEKAEEQAGQMVQVTADGVVVESAGRRQGMIPLVDDRREHHVEVTVGCNL; encoded by the coding sequence TTGCTGCGCTCGGAGCTGTTCAGCATCGGGCAACTGAAGCGTCACGCGGTACTGCTGGCCGGGCAACATACAATCAAACCGCGCCCCGGACCGGACAAATTGCTGCGCCGACTGGCTGATAATGAACGCGTTCTCCTGATGGCGTATGATGTTGTGACAGCAGCAGCACCGGGACAACGGATCGTCCCGGCAGAGGCATGGCTGCTCGACAATTTTTATCTCATTGAACAGCAGATCAGTTTGGCGCGTCGGCATCTGCCGCGCGGGTATAGCCGTCAGTTGCCGCGACTGGCCGACGGCCTGTCAGCCGGTTTTCCCCGCATCTATGACTTGGCTTTGGAGCTGATCTCTCACATGGACGGTCGGATCGACAGCGACAACACCATCCAGTTCATTGCCGCATACCAGACTGCTGAACCCTTAATGTTGGGAGAATTGTGGGCTTTCCCGATCATGCTGCGCCTGGCACTGCTGGAAAACCTTCGCCGGATCGGGTGGCTTATCGCCCGTCGGCGCGAGGAGCTTGACGCGGCCATTACCTGGGCGGACCGCATGCTCGAAGCGGCTGAACGGGAACCGAAACAGCTTATCCAGCTGCTTGCCGAGTTTGCCAATGCCGATGTGCCTCTGACAGCACCGTTTGTGGAAGAATTTTACGCAAGACTCCAGGCGCAGGGGTCTGCTATGGCCTTTGTGCAAGCCTGGGTTGAACAAAAACTCCTCGAACAGGGGGTAACCGCAACACAGTTGTCGGCAGCGGCCGGACGAACAGCAGCAGCAAACCAGATTTCCATCGCAAACAGTATCAGCAGTCTGCGTTTCATCGGCGCAATGGACTGGAGTGATTTTGTCGAGTCGCTCAGTGTGGTTGAGCAGACATTGCGTGATGACCCGTCGGGGATGCATGGCAACCAGGATTTCGCTACCCGGGACAGGTACCGGCATATCATCGAAGTCGTGGCAAGGGACAGTTCACACAGTGAGTTGGCAGTGGCACGTCAAGCTGTCGCCTTAGCCCGGACTGCTGCGGAACAATCCGGGACCGATGACCGCACCGCGCATGTCGGTTTTTATCTGATCAATCATGGACGGTCGGTGCTGGAACAGGCGGTCGGCTGCCGTTTGTCATGGCGTCCGTCATGGCGTTTGTTATGGAGATTACCGGCCAGCCGGATGAGTCAACATTTTCGTCTGATCCTGTACCTCGCTCCTATCCTGCTGCTCACCCTGCTTTCGACCTCTGTCCTGCTTTCCTCTTTCAACGGCCTCGTATCAGGTGTCTGGCGGTTTTGTTTTTTTGCGATCACCGGCCTCATCAGCTCCACGGCCCTGGCCGTGCCGCTGGTAAATCGGTTGGCAACACTTCTCATGCCGCCCCGCACCCTGCCGCGATTGGATTTTTTCAAAGGCATTCCATTCATTCACCGCACTATGGTCATTGTCCCGACCTTACTGGGCAGTCAGCAGGAGATTGATGCTCTTCTCGAAGCCCTGGAAATCCGCTATCTCGGCAATCGTGATCCGCATCTGTTCTTTGCCTTGCTGACGGATTTCCATGATGCGTCCGAACGCACTCTGCCGGACGATGACGCTCTGATCTCCCACGTGCGCAAAGGAATTCAGGTGCTCAACAAGACCTACCGCGAGGATCGCCCGTGCATTTTCTATCTGTTTCACCGACCCAGGGTTTGGAACCCATACGAACGAATATGGATGGGATATGAGCGCAAGCGCGGCAAATTGGAGCAGTTCAACAGTGTGCTGCGTGGCGAAGCACAGACTGCGTTCTCTGATATTGTCGGAGATCCTTCCATTCTCCGTTCGATTAAGTATGTCATCACGCTGGATACGGACACGCAACTGCCCCGCGACGCAGCCCGCACCCTGATCGGCAACATTGCCCATCCTCTGAATCGACCTGTTTATGACCCGGACAAGGGGCGCGTTGTCCAAGGCTATGCGATTCTGCAACCACGCGCATCAATCAGTCTGATCAGTGCAGGCCGATCACGGTTTACTAAACTGTTCGCAGGTGAAGCAGGTATTGATCCCTATACTCGCGAAATATCCGATGTCTATCAGGATATTTTCGGCGAGGGGTCGTTTGTCGGCAAGGGCATCTATGATGTGGATGCATTTCGTCAGGCCGTGGATGGACGCTTTCCGGAGAATCTCATTCTCAGTCACGATTTGCTGGAAAGCGGCTATGCGCGTTCGGCCTTGGTGACTGATGTGGATCTCATTGAAGAACATCCGGCCAGTTACGTCATGGAGGCCAGCCGACGACATCGTTGGATACGCGGCGACTGGCAGCTTGCCAGCTGGCTGCTGCCGCATGTGCCCGGACCGCTCCGGAGAAATGAGTTAAAGCAAGCACAGGGGGCGGAGGAAGCAAAAGCGAAGCGGCAATCGAACCCGCTCAGTGCCTTGTCGGTGTGGAAGATTTTCGACAACCTGCGCCGCAGTCTTGTCTCACCGGCACTGTTTGCCTTACTGGTCGGAGGCTGGCTGTTCGGTCCGGGATCGGCATGGTTCTGGACTGTGCTGGTTGCGACCGTATTGTTTCTGCCATCCGTGCTGGGAGCTGTGATCGATCTCATCCGTAAGCCGGAAGAACATAATTGGCCGACGCATTTGCTCCTGACCGGCAAATCCACAGGCCGTCCGATTGTGCTTGCTTTGCTGACCTTGGTCTTTTTGCCCTATGATACGTTGATTTGCCTGGATGCGATCCGCCGCTCAGGTGTTCGGATGCTGTTCACGCGGCGCGGATTGCTGCTCTGGCATTTACCATCCTATGCCCGTCGCAACGCGCGTCGATCCTGGGCTGAATTTTTTATCGAGATGTGGATTACGCCGGTTCTGGCAATGGCCCTCGGCTTGGCTTTAGCTTTTGTAGTTGGGGGCGGCGGGGGCAGTCGATCAGCAGACCTGCTCTTTTCTGCGCCTGTTCTGTTGCTCTGGCTGGTGTCTCCAATGGTCGGCTGGTGGATCAGCAGGCCGCTGTTGTCGCCCTCACCGGATGTAAGCGATGAGCAACGGTCCTTCCTGCGGATGTCGGCCCGGCGAACCTGGCGTTTTTTTGCGGATTTTGTCGGGCCGGAGGATAACTGGCTGCCGCCTGATAATTTCCAGGAATATCCGATTCCGGCCATTGCCTCGCGGACCTCGCCCACGAACATCGGCATGTCCTTGCTTGCCAACCTGGCTGCATACGATTTCGGTTACATTGCCGCCGGAGAATTCCTGCAGCTGACCGAAAACACCTTGACCACCATGGAAAAGCTGGAGCGTTACTGCGGCCATTTTTACAACTGGTACGATACGCGAACCCTGCGACAGCTCCGTCCGCAATATATTTCTTCGGTGGACAGCGGCAATTTGGTGGGCAGCCTGCTCACCCTTCAGGCGGGATTGGTCGAGTTGAAACATCAACCGGTGTTGTCCTTAAACGCTTTTTTGGGATTACAGGACACCTTGCAGGTCTTAGTTGAACAGGAGTTAACCGAGCAGGTTTTCTCTTCGCAGCTCGCTGTTCTTCAAGAGAAGGTGGAGGTTTTACAGAATACGCTCCGCTCACACACATTCACCGGGCAGCCCCGGACACTGGCTGCGGCCACGATCCTGTTGGATGAGATGTATCGTATTGGCGGGGAACTGGTTTCGTGGCTGCCAGCGGAGATTGATACTGACGGAGAGCTTTATTACTGGGCAAAGGCATTCGATCGGCAAGTGCAAGCCCTTCGGGATGATCTGGAATTTTTTGCACCGGCAGCACAGCAGTTCAGTCATATTCCGACATTGACGGAGTTATCTGAATTATTGGCGGAATCGGCCGGAGAGCACGGAGTCAGCACTGAAAGCACTGAGGAACTGTCATCGACCGGGGAAACCTCAGCCGAAGGACAGCACGCTCAGGGCGCGTTGGAACGGCTCAACATCATCGACGATCTGGTGCATCGTTGCCGCGAACTTGCGGAAATGGACTTTGAATTTCTCTACGATACGTCACGCTGCCTGCTGACCATAGGTTACGATGCAGGAGAACGACGGAGCGATCCGGCCTGCTACGACCTGCTGGCATCAGAAGCACGCTTGGCCAGTTTCCTGCTCATCTCACAGGGTCAGGTGCCGCAGAAGCATTGGTTCTCACTCGGTCGCCTGCTGACAAGTCATGGGGGCGATGTGAGCCTGATTTCGTGGAGCGGCTCAATGTTTGAATACCTCATGCCGGGGCTGATCATGCCGAGTTACGAAAATACTTTGTTGGCGCAGGCATGCAAGGCCGCAGTATCCCGCCAGATAGAATACGGCCGACAACGCGCTGTGCCGTGGGGTATTTCCGAGTCCTGCTATAATGCCACGGATATACATCAGGTCTATCAATACAGGGCCTTTGGCGTTCCCGGTCTGGGCCTCAAGCGCGGGCTGGGAGACGATCTGGTTATTGCTCCTTATGCCAGCGCACTGGCACTGACAGTGATGCCGCAGGAAGCGTGTCGCAATTTGCAGACGCTGGCAACCAATGGGTTTCTCGGCAGCTATGGCTTCTACGATGCAGTGGATTACACGCCTTCCCGGGTGCCGCGAGGGAAGAATAATGCCATTGTCCGTACCTTCATGGCGCATCATCAGGGAATGAGCCTGCTGGCTTTTGATCATGTATTGCTCAATCAGCCGATGCAACGCCGATTCATGTCCGACCCTCTTGTCCGGGCGACGGAATTATTATTACAGGAGCGGGTGCCGAAAAAAGAATCCCCTCTGCACCCGCACGCAGCCGAAGTGAGTGCTGCTGCCCATTCCACCCCGGCTGAAGCAGGGGAGATCATGCGCGTGTTTACTGACCCGGACACGCCGACACCTGAAGTTCATCTGTTGTCCAACGGCAGATACCACGTCATGGCGACTAATGCCGGTGGAGGGTACAGCAGCTGGCGAGATCTGGCCGTTACCCGCTGGCGCGAGGACGTCACTGCCGATTGCTGGGGAACATTTATTTATTTGCGGGATCGCGACACCGGTCGTTACTGGTCAACCGCACATCAACCGACATTGCGCAAGGCTGATCATTACGAGGCGATTTTCGTGCAGGCGCGCGCTGAATACCGGCGATGTGATCAGGCCGTTGAAGCGTACACCGAGATCAGCGTTTCCCCTGAAGATGATGTCGAGATCCGCCGTGTTACGCTCACGAATAAGTCGAACCGTACTCGTCATATCGAGATGACCAGTTACGCAGAGGTTGTCCTGGCACCGTTGAATGCCGATCTGGCCCATCGTTCTTTCAGTAATCTGTTTGTGCAGACTGAAATCCTCGCCGACCGGCAGGCGATCCTCTGCACTCGCCGCCCCCGCACACCGGGAGAGCAGGTGCCGTGGATGTTTCACCTGTTAGCAGCACCCGGCACGATTGCCGACGAGCCATCTTTTGAGACGGACCGCGCCCGATTTATCGGTCGAGGGCGAACTCCGGCCAACCCGGTAGTCATGGAGAAGACCGGGCTGTCCATGTTGTCAAATACTGATGGTTCGGTGCTTGATCCTATCGTGGCGATCCGCCGTACCATCACCTTGTCTGCTGATAAATCAGCGACCGTGCAGATCATCTCCGGTGTCGCGGACACGCGGGAGGCGGCATTGGCCTTGCTTGACAAGTACTGCGACCGGCATTTTGTTGATCGCGCCTTTGAAATGGCATGGTTCCAGAGCCAGGAGGTCTTGCGCAACCTGGGCGCAAGCGAAGTCGATGCACAGGTCTTTGGCCGCCTGGCTGCTTCGGTCATTTACAGCAATGCCCTGCGCCGTGCCGCACCCGGCATCATTGCCCGCAACCGGCTTGGTCAGTCTGGACTTTGGCGCTTTGCCATTTCGGGCGATCTGCCCATTGTCCTGATACACATCAGCGACATAAAACGCATTGATCTGGTCAAACAGATGCTGCAGGCCCATGCCTATTGGCGGATGAAAGGCCTTACTGCGGATTTGGTGATAGTGAACGAGGATTTCTCCGGTTACCGGGCCGTCCTGCACGACCGGATCATGGGGTTGATCAACGCCGGCCAGGAAGCGCAAATGTTCGAGAAACCGGGAGGGGTCTTTGTCCGGCGCGCTGATGAGCTTTCCGAGGAAGACCGGGTGTTGTTTCAGACAGTCGCCCGCATAGTCTTCACCGATACCGCCGAGACCTTAACCGAGCAGATGAATCGCCGTGTATCGCCCAGGCCTGTGCCGGATAATCTGGCACCCTTACAGCAACCCGGAGCTGAAACTGTTCATCCGCTGTTAGCGCGGGAACGCATTTTCTTTAACGGTCTTGGTGGCTTCACGCCCGACGGTCACGAATATATTATCACCCTTGAACCTGGTCAGAATACGCCGGCACCGTGGGTTAATGTCATTGCCAGCCCGCATATCGGCACCGTGGTCAGCGAGAGCGGCGGTGCCTATACCTGGGTGGAAAACGCCCACGAATTCAGGTTGACCACCTGGCACAACGACCCCCTCTGCGACAGCAGCGGCGAGGCATTCTATATCCGGGATGAGGAAACAGGGGCATTCTGGTCACCGACACCCCTGCCTGCCTGCGGTCGGTCCGGGTATGTCTGCCGACACGGTTTCGGCTACTCCGTGTTTGAGCATGATGAGGCCGGTATTTCCTCAGAACTGTTCACCTACGTTGCAATGGACGCTCCGGTGAAGTTTGCAGTCATAAAGCTTCGCAATACTTCAAATCGTCCACGTCAATTATCACTGACCGGCTATTGGGAGCTGGTGCTCGGTGAATGGCGACACACCAATCTGATGCACATTGTTACTGAGACAGATCCGCACAGCGGGGCGTTATTTGCCCGCAATGCTTATGGTCGCGAATGCGGCGGCCGGGTCGTTTTTGTGCAGATCAGTGAGCTTGAGCGTGCAGTGACCGGAAACCGTACAGGGTTCATCGGCCGTAACGGCACTCTGGCCAATCCGGCTGCTCTGCGCCGTAAGCGTTTGTCCGGAAGGACAGGGGCAGGATTTGATCCCTGTGCCGCGATGCAGACCCGGATTGAACTGGCCCAGGGCCAAGAGCGTGAGATCGTCTTTATCTTCGGGGCAGCCCAAGACACCGACGAAGCACAGCATTTCATCCGGCGATTCAGCGATTCAGCCGGTGCGCGACAGGCATTGGAAGCGGTGTGGGAATACTGGAACCACACTTTGGGTGCGGTGAACGTAGATACACCCGATCCCGCCTTGAACGTACTGGCCAATGGCTGGCTGATCTATCAGACACTGTCCAGCAGGCTCTGGGGCCGGAGCGGATATTATCAGTCCGGCGGAGCCTATGGTTTTCGCGATCAATTGCAGGACACTATGGCCTTGGTCCATGCAGCCCCGTGGCTCGCCCGCGAACAGTTAATCCGTTGCGCCGAACGCCAGTTCCTTCAGGGGGATGTGCAGCACTGGTGGCATCCGCCCAATGGACAAGGCGTACGTACCCATTTTTCCGATGACTACCTGTGGCTGCCCTATGCAACCTGTCGTTATGTGCTGGCGAGCGGCGACACAGGGGTACTTGATGAGTCAGTTCATTTTCTGGAAGGTCGCGAGTTGAATCCGGAAGAGGAGGCTCATTTCGACTGTCCGCAACGCTCGACCGAAAAGGCCAGCCTTTATGAGCATTGTGTCCGTGCAATCAAACATGGCTTACGCTTTGGTGAACATCAATTACCGCTGATGGGCTGCGGTGACTGGAACGATGGCATGAATCTCGTCGGTCGTGACGGCAAGGGCGAGAGCGTTTGGCTGGGGTGGTTTCTGTACGAGAACCTTGAGCTGTTTGCCAATCTGGCGCGGAGCCGAAACGATGAGGCCTTTGCTGAAATCTGCACTGAACAGGCAGCGTTGCTGCGTGGCAACATTGAAGCCAATGCCTGGGACGGCGACTGGTATCGGCGGGCCTGGTTTGATGACGGTACCCCCTTGGGCTCGTCTGCCAATGATGAATGCCAGATCGATTCCATCAGCCAAAGCTGGGCTGTCATTTCCGGCGGCGGCGACTCCATCCGAACCCGTCAGGCAATGGAGGCGGTAGACAAACGCTTGGTACGGCGCGATGCCCGGTTGATCCAGCTGCTTGCTCCGCCTCTGGACAAGTCGGACCTTGAGCCCGGTTATATCAAAGGGTACGTGCCCGGGGTCCGCGAAAACGGCGGCCAATATACCCATGCCGCGATCTGGACCGCGATGGCCTTTGCCATGATGGGGGACAGGAAACGGGCCTGGGAATTATTCGCCATGATCAATCCGGTCAACCACGGCAGCGGACCTGCGGAAGTCGAACGCTACAAGGTCGAGCCCTACGTTATGTGTGCAGATATTTATGGTGCGTCGCCACACACCGGACGAGGCGGCTGGACTTGGTACACCGGGGCGGCAAGCTGGATGTACCGGCTGACCGTGGAAACACTTCTGGGGCTGCAGCTGGAAAGGGATCATCTGCTCATTGCACCGTGTATCCCGGACCATTGGGAGTCGTACAAAATCCACTATCGTTATCGTGAGACGATTTATCACATCAACATAAAGAGCGTGAAGAGCGTGGATGAAAAGGCGGAGGAGCAGGCGGGTCAGATGGTTCAGGTAACGGCAGACGGAGTCGTTGTGGAGAGCGCGGGACGGCGGCAAGGCATGATCCCTCTTGTGGACGACCGCCGGGAGCATCACGTCGAGGTGACTGTGGGCTGCAATTTGTAA
- a CDS encoding IS1380 family transposase — protein MKSKQNKRSARVSPKKIQINKGAKGVTAQAGLIPAVKFLQKHNVGQLIQETLEHQRGATATYDAVDIIFLPLIAIIGGARSISNIATVWADSVLCRIAGWRLIPDETTFGRLFRTFSYRHINNLEVLNHRLRARMWRKGLRSGKSKVGAAHCLVVDVDSTEKTVYGSQQGAAKGFNPHKRGAKSYHPLLAFCAESKEILQGWLRCGNAYTSNGIVEFTKQLLAHLPNGTRILFRGDSGFFVGALLDLLDQYGHSYLIKVKLKGLVTLLSKQSWEPVPGQAGWEQCIFFHKCTTWSSTRLFVAVRREKPADPAKPATLFEMKEFDYFCYVVSEIADPWQVHKRYGQRATCETWIEEAKNQTALVHIKTEDFWANSVLFQAAILAYNTIRWMALLSGNAVLRRWEPGTIRTFLVRVAGKYTTGGRQQKLFVPERMLYSTQWDDWVAVGLY, from the coding sequence ATGAAGTCTAAACAGAATAAACGATCTGCCCGAGTCTCGCCCAAAAAAATACAAATTAATAAAGGAGCAAAAGGGGTTACAGCACAGGCAGGCTTGATTCCTGCCGTAAAGTTCCTGCAAAAACATAATGTTGGCCAGCTTATCCAGGAAACTTTAGAACATCAACGCGGAGCCACCGCCACTTATGATGCAGTTGATATAATATTTCTCCCTTTGATAGCTATTATCGGCGGAGCTCGTTCTATCAGCAATATTGCAACAGTCTGGGCAGATAGCGTACTTTGCCGGATAGCAGGATGGCGGTTAATCCCGGACGAAACAACCTTTGGCCGCCTTTTTCGAACATTCAGCTATCGTCATATCAATAACCTGGAAGTTCTTAATCATCGGTTGCGTGCTCGCATGTGGCGTAAGGGATTGCGATCCGGGAAAAGTAAAGTCGGTGCAGCCCACTGTCTGGTTGTTGATGTGGATTCCACAGAAAAGACGGTATACGGTTCTCAGCAAGGAGCGGCCAAAGGGTTTAATCCACATAAACGCGGTGCAAAATCGTATCATCCTCTGCTTGCATTTTGCGCTGAAAGCAAAGAGATATTGCAAGGGTGGCTTCGATGCGGCAATGCCTATACAAGTAATGGTATTGTCGAGTTTACCAAGCAACTTCTGGCACACCTTCCCAATGGAACCCGGATTTTGTTCAGGGGCGACAGCGGTTTTTTTGTTGGTGCCCTGCTTGATCTTTTGGATCAGTATGGTCATAGTTACCTGATCAAGGTTAAGCTCAAGGGGCTGGTCACCCTTCTGTCCAAACAATCCTGGGAGCCGGTCCCCGGGCAGGCCGGTTGGGAACAATGTATCTTTTTTCATAAATGTACGACCTGGTCTTCGACCCGACTCTTTGTTGCGGTCCGCAGAGAGAAACCGGCTGACCCGGCAAAACCAGCGACCCTGTTTGAGATGAAGGAGTTCGATTACTTCTGTTATGTGGTCAGTGAGATTGCTGATCCATGGCAGGTCCACAAACGATACGGCCAACGAGCAACTTGTGAAACCTGGATTGAGGAAGCAAAAAACCAGACTGCGTTGGTACATATCAAGACAGAAGATTTCTGGGCAAATAGTGTGTTGTTTCAAGCTGCTATTCTGGCATACAACACGATACGATGGATGGCTTTATTGAGCGGTAATGCTGTATTACGTCGCTGGGAGCCAGGTACAATTCGTACATTTCTCGTTCGGGTGGCTGGGAAGTATACTACTGGTGGACGGCAGCAAAAGCTATTTGTTCCCGAACGAATGCTGTATTCCACTCAGTGGGATGACTGGGTGGCGGTGGGGCTGTACTGA